A region of Crenobacter cavernae DNA encodes the following proteins:
- the motB gene encoding flagellar motor protein MotB: MADESQRPIIVKRIKKGGHGHHGGAWKIAYADFVTAMMAFFLLMWLLGSVSQGDLNGISEYFRTPLKVALAGGSGSGDANAIIKGGGQDLTRKSGQVTKLPEQEKQLEKQRLTRLQQKLRAQLENSPIFKDYKNQLRLEMTPDGLQVQIIDEQNRPMFDTGSYQLLSHTQIILRELGRELNDVPNRISVSGHTDAKPFSRGQGGYSNWELSADRANAARRELLAGGMLGEKILRVVGLAAADPLNRQNVFSSENRRIAIVVLNKETEAAILRDGVQQQESTAPAAAPLEPVVSQP; this comes from the coding sequence ATGGCAGACGAATCGCAACGCCCCATCATCGTCAAACGCATCAAGAAGGGCGGGCACGGCCACCACGGTGGCGCGTGGAAGATCGCCTACGCCGACTTCGTGACGGCGATGATGGCGTTCTTCCTCTTGATGTGGCTCTTGGGCTCGGTCTCGCAGGGCGACCTTAACGGCATCTCCGAATACTTCCGCACGCCACTGAAGGTCGCGCTCGCTGGCGGCAGCGGCAGTGGCGACGCCAACGCGATCATCAAGGGCGGCGGCCAGGACCTGACGCGAAAGAGCGGTCAGGTCACCAAGTTGCCGGAGCAGGAAAAGCAGCTCGAGAAGCAGAGGCTGACCCGCCTGCAGCAGAAGTTGCGCGCGCAACTCGAAAACAGCCCGATCTTCAAGGACTACAAGAACCAGCTCAGGCTCGAGATGACGCCGGACGGCCTGCAGGTCCAGATCATCGACGAGCAGAACCGCCCGATGTTCGATACCGGCAGCTACCAGCTGCTGTCGCACACGCAGATCATCCTGCGCGAACTGGGCCGTGAGCTGAACGACGTGCCAAACCGCATCAGCGTATCCGGTCACACCGACGCCAAGCCGTTCTCGCGCGGCCAGGGCGGTTACAGCAACTGGGAACTGTCGGCCGACCGCGCGAACGCCGCGCGCCGCGAACTCTTGGCCGGCGGCATGCTCGGCGAGAAGATCCTGCGCGTCGTCGGTCTCGCCGCCGCCGACCCGCTCAACCGCCAGAACGTGTTCAGCTCGGAAAACCGTCGCATCGCGATCGTCGTGTTGAACAAGGAAACCGAGGCCGCCATCCTCAGGGACGGCGTGCAACAGCAGGAAAGCACGGCACCTGCCGCCGCCCCGCTGGAGCCTGTGGTATCCCAACCTTAA
- a CDS encoding SAM-dependent methyltransferase, translating to MLRLLRHALIQLAAGVLAWLWVAPLAAPAAWALLAAGFAFGFALVSRVPSPGRWLHLAFWPLASLALSAGLPPWAYLVALIVTVGLGRNALYERVPLYRSNQRVAERLAELLPQGATLLEAGCGDARLALTLSRLRPDLVITGVENAWLTWSWAKWRWLYAGRPANVTIRFGSLWRERWGGYQAVYVFLSPAPMPRVWQQFRQDAAPGALLISNSFTVPGVPADQTLPLGGPRQQALYLWRHPHGAC from the coding sequence ATGCTGCGCCTGCTGCGCCACGCACTGATCCAGCTCGCCGCCGGCGTACTCGCCTGGCTGTGGGTCGCGCCGCTCGCGGCGCCGGCCGCGTGGGCGCTGCTCGCTGCAGGGTTCGCGTTCGGGTTCGCGCTGGTGTCGCGCGTGCCGTCGCCGGGCCGCTGGCTGCACCTGGCGTTCTGGCCGCTGGCTTCGCTGGCGCTGTCCGCCGGGCTGCCGCCTTGGGCCTACCTCGTCGCCTTGATCGTCACCGTTGGTCTTGGTCGCAACGCGCTGTACGAACGCGTGCCGCTCTACCGCTCCAACCAGCGCGTCGCCGAAAGGTTGGCCGAGCTCCTGCCGCAAGGCGCGACGCTGCTCGAGGCCGGCTGCGGCGACGCGCGTCTCGCGCTAACGCTCTCCCGACTGCGCCCCGACCTCGTCATTACCGGTGTCGAGAACGCGTGGCTGACCTGGTCGTGGGCTAAATGGCGCTGGCTGTACGCCGGCCGTCCGGCGAATGTGACGATCCGTTTCGGCAGTCTGTGGCGTGAGCGCTGGGGCGGCTACCAGGCCGTCTACGTCTTCCTGTCGCCGGCGCCGATGCCGCGCGTGTGGCAACAGTTCCGGCAGGACGCCGCGCCCGGCGCCCTGCTCATCAGTAACAGTTTCACCGTGCCTGGCGTGCCAGCGGATCAGACCCTGCCTCTGGGCGGACCGCGGCAACAGGCGCTTTATTTGTGGCGCCATCCCCATGGAGCTTGCTGA
- a CDS encoding histidine kinase — protein MELADWFSSVAARRWPVLPGTQAELAQLRARNVDLIHFSDLANLCLSDPLLLFDLLRVLGQSAAMQRNESTPTVEQMLMLVGLEGSIRRLGPLPALRPSRGVVDAETFEAVGDWLARGRVAALVVKEWLSIANEPKVEDAFVAALVYNLPACFYLLQRNAVPDPPLLQAVSAAYGVDYPKLLEAFARAMPLPPGLSAMFGAGGGHDARRRQVLRLAVATANGLEHGWWRPQFVAGIDAAARLVGSDFDTLYSVVVQAALSVGRHPRAPAYAYPARYLAMLEGDTRRTKMREVASLARVDDLDAALREAIRALANELKFERVMYWRFDAGQNALRLKYQIGVAAEHPLKRLAIDLAAGSFFALLSSRPQSFHAPLAARARLAEKYPDAFFSTVDATEFAVMTVFAGDTLAGVFYVDNVNSGRPIADDHYLRFKTLIAQTSRHA, from the coding sequence ATGGAGCTTGCTGACTGGTTTTCCTCCGTCGCCGCGCGGCGCTGGCCCGTCCTGCCCGGCACGCAGGCCGAGCTCGCCCAACTGCGCGCGCGCAATGTCGACCTGATCCATTTCTCCGATCTGGCCAACCTGTGCCTGTCCGACCCGCTGCTCTTGTTCGACTTGTTGCGCGTACTCGGCCAATCCGCCGCGATGCAGCGCAACGAGAGCACGCCTACCGTCGAGCAGATGCTGATGCTGGTCGGGCTCGAAGGCTCGATCCGCCGGCTCGGCCCGCTGCCGGCCTTGCGCCCGTCGCGTGGCGTGGTCGACGCCGAAACTTTCGAGGCGGTCGGCGACTGGCTCGCGCGCGGCCGCGTCGCTGCGCTGGTCGTCAAGGAATGGCTGTCGATCGCGAACGAGCCCAAGGTCGAAGACGCTTTCGTCGCCGCGCTGGTCTACAACCTGCCGGCCTGCTTCTATCTGCTGCAGCGCAACGCTGTCCCCGACCCGCCCTTGTTGCAGGCGGTGTCGGCCGCCTATGGCGTCGACTACCCGAAGCTGCTCGAGGCGTTCGCGCGGGCGATGCCGCTGCCGCCGGGCCTGTCCGCGATGTTCGGCGCCGGCGGCGGCCATGACGCGCGGCGTCGCCAGGTGCTGCGCCTCGCGGTCGCGACCGCGAACGGGCTCGAGCACGGCTGGTGGCGGCCGCAGTTCGTCGCCGGCATCGACGCGGCGGCGCGGCTGGTCGGCAGCGACTTCGACACGCTGTATTCGGTCGTCGTCCAGGCGGCGCTGTCGGTCGGCCGCCACCCGCGTGCTCCGGCCTATGCCTACCCGGCGCGCTACCTGGCGATGCTCGAGGGCGACACGCGCCGCACGAAGATGCGCGAAGTCGCGAGCCTCGCGCGCGTCGACGATCTCGACGCGGCCTTGCGCGAGGCTATCCGCGCCCTCGCCAACGAACTCAAGTTCGAGCGCGTGATGTACTGGCGCTTCGACGCGGGGCAGAACGCGCTGCGCCTGAAGTACCAGATCGGCGTCGCTGCCGAGCACCCGCTCAAGCGCCTCGCGATCGACCTTGCGGCCGGCAGCTTCTTCGCCTTGCTGAGCTCGCGCCCGCAGAGCTTTCACGCACCGCTGGCGGCGCGCGCCCGGCTCGCGGAAAAATACCCGGACGCTTTCTTTTCCACCGTCGATGCGACCGAGTTCGCGGTGATGACCGTGTTCGCCGGCGACACGCTCGCCGGCGTGTTTTACGTCGACAATGTAAACAGCGGCCGTCCGATAGCCGACGACCACTACCTGCGCTTCAAGACGCTGATCGCCCAGACCTCCCGCCATGCCTGA
- a CDS encoding TrmH family RNA methyltransferase: MPDFDRLKLLSSAHNDTVKQLSRLIDSARERRRAGLMLLEGIHLIDAALAAGHKPQVVYVNPAAEHHLELRALLSRLACPGYLVAEGALSRVTSLASAPEILAVVPRPEPNWTKAPECAVLLEDLQDPGNLGTILRGAAAAGAAAVYLSKGCADVFSPKVLRAGMGAHFALEIFEDADLAAVLDAFAGTKVVTALDGAVSLYTVDLTGPTAFVFGNEGAGVSPSLQALAPARVKIPMPGSAESLNVAMAATVCLFERVRQREAAAG; this comes from the coding sequence ATGCCTGATTTCGACCGCCTCAAGCTCCTCAGCTCGGCCCACAACGACACGGTCAAGCAACTGTCGCGACTGATCGACAGCGCGCGCGAGCGCCGCCGCGCCGGCCTGATGCTGCTCGAAGGGATTCATCTGATCGACGCCGCGCTCGCGGCCGGCCACAAGCCGCAGGTCGTGTACGTGAACCCGGCTGCCGAACACCATCTCGAGCTGCGCGCCTTGCTTTCGCGGCTAGCCTGTCCGGGCTACCTCGTTGCCGAGGGGGCGCTCTCGCGCGTCACCAGCCTCGCGAGCGCGCCGGAGATCCTTGCTGTCGTGCCGCGGCCCGAGCCCAACTGGACGAAAGCGCCCGAGTGCGCCGTGCTGCTCGAAGACCTGCAGGACCCGGGCAACCTCGGCACCATATTGCGCGGCGCCGCCGCGGCGGGCGCCGCCGCGGTGTATCTGTCCAAGGGCTGCGCCGACGTGTTCTCACCCAAGGTGCTGCGCGCGGGCATGGGCGCGCACTTCGCGCTCGAGATCTTTGAGGACGCCGACCTCGCCGCCGTGCTCGACGCGTTTGCCGGCACCAAGGTCGTGACCGCGCTCGACGGCGCGGTGTCGCTCTACACGGTCGACCTCACGGGCCCGACGGCCTTCGTATTCGGCAACGAGGGCGCAGGCGTGTCGCCCTCGTTGCAGGCGCTGGCGCCGGCACGCGTGAAGATCCCTATGCCCGGCTCGGCCGAGTCGCTCAACGTCGCGATGGCGGCGACGGTATGCCTGTTCGAACGGGTGCGGCAGCGCGAAGCGGCCGCCGGCTAA
- a CDS encoding TetR/AcrR family transcriptional regulator translates to MSRIKTYDRIVEESLKLFNEHGERNITTNHISAHLGISPGNLYYHFRNKEEIVYQIFRQYRGFISARLAVAEGQALSVDDLVNYLDTAFDAMWRFRFMFYDLPGMLARNAQLQQDYHQFVHTELKGILAGHFREFIRMGLLKMDEADIEPVTLNIWLVVKFWFAFEQTAHPGEPITEADSRRGVRQVLSLLKPYVQPDFLPTFTSLSARYVD, encoded by the coding sequence ATGAGCCGCATCAAGACCTACGACCGCATCGTCGAAGAGAGCCTCAAGCTGTTCAACGAGCACGGCGAACGCAACATCACCACCAACCACATCTCGGCGCACCTGGGCATCAGCCCGGGCAATCTGTACTACCACTTCCGCAACAAGGAAGAGATCGTCTACCAGATATTCCGCCAGTACCGGGGCTTCATCTCCGCGCGGCTGGCGGTGGCCGAAGGCCAGGCGCTGTCGGTCGACGACCTGGTCAACTATCTGGACACCGCGTTCGACGCGATGTGGCGCTTCCGCTTCATGTTCTACGACCTGCCGGGCATGCTCGCGCGCAACGCACAGCTGCAGCAGGACTACCACCAGTTCGTGCACACCGAGCTGAAGGGCATCCTCGCCGGCCACTTCCGCGAATTCATCCGGATGGGCCTCCTGAAGATGGACGAGGCCGACATCGAACCGGTGACGCTCAACATCTGGCTGGTGGTGAAGTTCTGGTTCGCGTTCGAACAGACCGCGCACCCTGGCGAGCCGATCACCGAGGCCGACAGCCGCCGCGGCGTGCGCCAAGTGTTGTCGCTGCTGAAGCCTTACGTGCAACCCGACTTCCTGCCGACCTTCACATCGCTCTCCGCGCGTTACGTCGACTGA
- a CDS encoding mechanosensitive ion channel domain-containing protein — protein sequence MNAFGWIGQIAQEYAVDLGRTGGLILLLVIARIVIARAIAANPGVPIDARRRWSMNARNALVLIGILGVAGIWAKEIETFAVSVVAFAAALVLATKELIMCLGGAFLRTMSNAFSIGDHIEIGGHRGRVVDINLFSTTIMEIGPRHDAHFITGRAVSLPNSLLLTQPVISENFMGDIVMHVITLPLSYERNPNRMEAVLLAIATDICSPFLVAAERHMLHIEARHLLDTPSVQPRIAFLPVDDKRYQLMLRVAIPANERNRVEQAILHRFMQEAFPERDDARPDTATGKQPAAFARSEARPS from the coding sequence ATGAACGCGTTCGGCTGGATCGGCCAGATCGCCCAGGAATACGCGGTGGACCTCGGCCGCACCGGCGGGCTGATCCTGCTCCTGGTGATCGCCCGCATCGTGATCGCGCGCGCGATCGCCGCCAACCCGGGCGTGCCGATCGACGCGCGCCGGCGCTGGTCGATGAACGCGCGCAACGCGCTGGTGCTGATCGGCATCCTGGGCGTCGCCGGCATCTGGGCGAAGGAGATCGAGACCTTCGCCGTGTCGGTGGTCGCGTTCGCCGCGGCGCTGGTGCTGGCGACCAAGGAGCTGATCATGTGCCTCGGCGGCGCGTTTTTGCGCACCATGAGCAACGCGTTCTCGATCGGCGACCATATCGAGATCGGCGGCCACCGCGGCCGCGTCGTCGACATCAACCTGTTCTCGACGACGATCATGGAGATCGGCCCGCGCCACGACGCTCACTTCATCACCGGACGCGCGGTGTCGCTGCCGAACAGCCTCTTGCTGACGCAGCCGGTGATCAGCGAGAACTTCATGGGCGACATCGTGATGCACGTGATCACCTTGCCGCTGTCGTACGAGCGGAACCCGAACCGCATGGAAGCGGTGCTGCTGGCGATCGCGACCGATATCTGCTCGCCGTTTCTCGTTGCCGCCGAGCGCCACATGCTGCACATCGAGGCGCGCCACCTGCTCGACACGCCGTCGGTTCAGCCGCGCATCGCGTTTTTGCCGGTCGACGACAAGCGCTATCAGCTGATGCTGCGCGTCGCCATTCCCGCCAACGAGCGCAACAGGGTCGAGCAGGCGATCCTGCACCGCTTCATGCAAGAGGCCTTCCCCGAGCGGGACGACGCCCGGCCCGACACCGCAACCGGCAAGCAGCCGGCTGCTTTCGCCCGCAGCGAAGCCCGACCATCATGA
- a CDS encoding peptide chain release factor 3: MSAELARINDEVARRRTFAIISHPDAGKTTLTEKLLLFSGAIQMAGTVKGKKTGKFATSDWMEIEKQRGISVASSVMQFDYRGHTVNLLDTPGHQDFSEDTYRVLTAVDSALMVIDAAKGVEEQTIKLLNVCRLRDTPIVTFMNKYDREVRDSLELLDEVESVLKIRCAPVTWPIGMGKAFRGVYHMLRDEVLLFEAGTEKISLDVEVIQGIDNPRLDELFPLEMEQLRMEIELVKGASHPFVLEEFLAGTLTPVFFGSAINNFGVREILNALIDWAPAPMERDATVRAVDPKEEAFSGFVFKIQANMDPKHRDRIAFMRVCSGRFERGMKMKHLRLNRDIAASSVVTFMSHDREIVEEAFAGDIIGIPNHGNIQIGDSFSSGEQLAFTGIPFFAPEMFRSVRIRNPLKLKQLQKGLQQLGEEGAVQVFKPHNGGDLILGAVGVLQFEVVASRLAAEYGVDALFESASIWSARWASCDDRKKLDEFEKGNMNNLAIDAGGNLAYLAPNRVNLQLTQERWPAIVFHETREHAVKLND, encoded by the coding sequence ATGTCCGCCGAACTTGCCCGAATCAACGACGAAGTCGCGCGCCGCCGCACCTTCGCCATCATTTCCCACCCCGACGCCGGTAAGACGACGTTGACCGAGAAGCTGTTGCTGTTCTCGGGCGCGATCCAGATGGCCGGCACGGTGAAGGGCAAGAAGACCGGCAAGTTCGCGACGTCCGACTGGATGGAGATTGAGAAGCAGCGCGGCATCTCGGTCGCGTCGAGCGTGATGCAGTTCGACTACCGCGGCCACACGGTGAATCTCTTGGACACCCCGGGTCACCAGGACTTCTCCGAGGATACCTACCGCGTGCTGACCGCGGTCGATTCGGCGCTGATGGTGATCGACGCGGCCAAGGGCGTAGAAGAACAGACGATCAAGCTCCTGAACGTCTGCCGTCTGCGCGACACGCCGATCGTCACCTTCATGAACAAGTACGACCGCGAGGTGCGCGATTCGCTCGAACTGCTCGACGAGGTCGAGAGCGTGCTGAAGATCCGCTGCGCGCCGGTGACCTGGCCGATCGGCATGGGCAAGGCCTTCCGCGGCGTCTACCATATGCTGCGCGACGAAGTGCTCTTGTTCGAGGCCGGCACCGAAAAGATCAGCCTCGACGTCGAGGTGATCCAGGGCATAGACAACCCGCGCCTGGACGAACTGTTCCCGCTCGAAATGGAACAACTGAGGATGGAGATCGAACTGGTCAAGGGCGCGTCCCACCCCTTCGTGCTCGAAGAGTTCCTCGCCGGCACGCTGACGCCGGTGTTCTTCGGCTCGGCGATCAACAACTTCGGCGTGCGCGAGATCCTGAACGCGCTGATCGACTGGGCGCCGGCGCCGATGGAGCGCGACGCGACGGTGCGCGCGGTCGACCCGAAGGAGGAGGCGTTCTCCGGCTTCGTGTTCAAGATCCAGGCGAACATGGACCCGAAGCACCGCGACCGCATCGCGTTCATGCGCGTGTGCTCGGGCCGCTTCGAGCGCGGCATGAAGATGAAGCACCTGCGGCTGAATCGTGACATCGCCGCGTCGAGCGTCGTCACCTTCATGTCGCACGACCGCGAGATCGTCGAGGAGGCGTTCGCCGGCGACATCATCGGCATCCCGAACCACGGCAACATCCAGATCGGCGACTCGTTCAGCTCGGGCGAACAGCTGGCGTTCACCGGCATCCCCTTCTTCGCGCCGGAAATGTTCCGCTCGGTGCGCATCCGCAACCCGCTGAAGCTCAAGCAGCTGCAGAAGGGTCTTCAGCAGCTGGGCGAGGAAGGCGCGGTGCAGGTGTTCAAGCCGCACAACGGCGGCGACCTGATCCTCGGCGCGGTCGGCGTGCTGCAGTTCGAGGTGGTCGCGTCGCGGCTGGCGGCCGAGTACGGCGTCGACGCGCTGTTCGAGTCGGCCAGCATCTGGAGCGCGCGCTGGGCGTCGTGCGACGACCGCAAGAAGCTCGACGAGTTCGAGAAGGGCAATATGAACAACCTGGCGATCGACGCCGGCGGCAACCTCGCCTACCTCGCACCGAACCGCGTGAACCTGCAGCTGACGCAGGAGCGCTGGCCGGCGATCGTGTTCCACGAGACGCGCGAGCACGCGGTCAAACTGAACGACTGA
- a CDS encoding riboflavin synthase subunit alpha, with protein MFTGIVQGTADVVGIVDKENFRTHVLRLPAELLPGLAIGASVAHNGCCLTVTEIDGDVVSFDLMHETLKLTNLGRLEVGDKVNVERAAKFGDDIGGHAMSGHIVATGEVTEVIESPNNRTLWFRLPRELMKYVLAKGYIGVDGCSLTIGSVDGERFCVHLIPETLTRTLMGVRRVGDLVNIEIDPNTQAIVDTVERVLAERGA; from the coding sequence ATGTTTACCGGAATCGTTCAGGGGACGGCCGACGTCGTCGGCATCGTCGACAAAGAAAATTTCCGCACCCACGTACTGCGCCTGCCGGCCGAGCTCTTGCCGGGTCTCGCGATCGGCGCGTCGGTCGCGCACAACGGCTGTTGCCTGACGGTGACCGAGATAGACGGCGACGTCGTCAGTTTCGACCTGATGCACGAGACGCTGAAGCTGACCAACCTCGGCCGACTCGAAGTCGGCGACAAGGTGAACGTCGAGCGCGCGGCGAAGTTCGGCGACGACATCGGCGGCCACGCGATGTCCGGTCACATCGTCGCGACCGGCGAAGTCACCGAGGTGATCGAGTCGCCGAACAACCGCACGCTGTGGTTCCGCCTGCCGCGCGAGCTGATGAAGTACGTGCTGGCCAAAGGCTATATCGGCGTCGACGGCTGCAGCCTGACCATCGGCTCGGTCGACGGCGAGCGCTTCTGCGTGCACCTGATCCCCGAGACGCTGACGCGCACGCTGATGGGCGTGCGCCGCGTCGGTGATCTGGTGAACATCGAGATCGACCCGAACACGCAGGCCATCGTCGACACCGTAGAGCGCGTGCTGGCCGAGCGCGGGGCTTGA
- a CDS encoding diphthine--ammonia ligase — protein MTTLKNKKVLSSWSGGKDSCLALWRAHQAGAQVKALFTMFDEDGERSRSHGVRPEVMRAQAAAMGLPLFTAEASWASYEGQFVAQLQRFADDGVEAAVFGDIDLDAHREWEEKVCAAAGIEAALPLWQQPREALVREGLDAGIRALVVTVNTAMAPADLLGKTLTHELVDELVAAGIDPCAEAGEFHTLVVDGPLFAAPLALVAGEVHAHGDYRSLDLSLA, from the coding sequence ATGACTACGCTGAAAAACAAGAAAGTCCTGTCGTCCTGGAGCGGCGGCAAGGACTCGTGCCTCGCGCTGTGGCGCGCCCACCAGGCCGGTGCACAAGTGAAGGCGCTGTTCACCATGTTCGACGAAGACGGCGAACGCAGCCGCTCGCACGGCGTGCGTCCGGAGGTGATGCGCGCGCAGGCCGCCGCGATGGGTCTGCCGCTCTTTACCGCCGAGGCGAGCTGGGCAAGCTACGAGGGCCAGTTCGTCGCGCAGTTGCAGCGCTTCGCCGATGACGGCGTCGAGGCGGCGGTGTTCGGCGACATCGATCTGGATGCCCACCGCGAGTGGGAAGAGAAGGTCTGCGCCGCCGCCGGCATCGAAGCGGCGCTGCCCTTGTGGCAGCAGCCGCGCGAGGCACTGGTGCGCGAAGGGCTGGATGCCGGCATCCGCGCGCTCGTCGTCACGGTGAACACCGCGATGGCGCCGGCCGACCTGCTCGGCAAGACGCTGACGCACGAACTCGTCGACGAACTCGTCGCCGCCGGCATCGACCCGTGTGCCGAGGCCGGAGAATTTCACACGCTGGTGGTCGACGGCCCGCTGTTCGCCGCACCGCTGGCACTCGTCGCCGGCGAGGTGCACGCGCACGGAGACTATCGCAGTCTCGATTTGAGCCTCGCCTGA
- the ribBA gene encoding bifunctional 3,4-dihydroxy-2-butanone-4-phosphate synthase/GTP cyclohydrolase II, protein MNISPIQDIIADIKAGKMVVLVDAEDRENEGDIVLAAEHATPETINFMAKYARGLICLTLSEARCKALNLPLMVTDNGTPHGTNFTVSIEAAEGVTTGISAADRARTVQAAVARNAKPTDIVMPGHIFPLKAQNGGVLMRAGHTEAGCDLAQLAGLEPASVICEIMNDDGTMARLPELLVFAEEHGLKVGTIADLIHYRSRTESLVEAVGSRPVYTPFGAFQLHVFRDVTTRATHLALVKGKPSVDKETLVRVHEPLSVMDLIDPTGQGHSWTLPNALEEIEEAGCGVVVLLHRTESGEDLLARALPDASDETNRPKWDSKTFGLGAQMLKSLGVGKMKLMASPTPLGGLAGFGLEVTGFCQPEHVHVEIG, encoded by the coding sequence ATGAACATTTCCCCGATTCAAGACATCATCGCCGACATCAAGGCCGGCAAGATGGTCGTGCTGGTCGACGCCGAAGACCGCGAAAACGAGGGCGACATCGTCCTGGCGGCCGAACACGCAACCCCCGAGACGATCAACTTCATGGCCAAGTACGCGCGGGGCCTGATCTGCCTGACGCTGTCCGAGGCGCGCTGCAAAGCGCTGAACCTGCCCCTGATGGTGACCGACAACGGCACACCGCACGGCACCAACTTCACCGTGTCGATCGAGGCGGCCGAGGGCGTGACCACCGGCATTTCCGCCGCCGACCGCGCGCGCACCGTGCAGGCGGCCGTCGCGCGCAACGCGAAGCCGACCGACATCGTGATGCCGGGCCACATCTTCCCGCTGAAGGCGCAGAACGGCGGCGTGCTGATGCGCGCCGGCCATACCGAGGCCGGCTGCGACCTCGCGCAGCTGGCCGGCCTCGAGCCGGCGTCGGTGATCTGCGAGATCATGAACGACGACGGCACGATGGCGCGCCTGCCCGAACTTCTGGTGTTCGCCGAGGAGCACGGCCTGAAGGTCGGCACCATCGCCGACCTGATCCACTACCGCAGCCGCACCGAATCCTTGGTCGAGGCGGTCGGCAGTCGTCCGGTGTACACGCCGTTCGGCGCCTTCCAGTTGCACGTGTTCCGCGACGTGACGACGCGCGCGACCCACCTCGCGCTCGTCAAGGGCAAGCCGAGCGTCGACAAGGAAACGCTGGTGCGCGTGCACGAACCCTTGTCGGTAATGGACCTGATCGACCCGACGGGGCAGGGTCACAGCTGGACGCTGCCGAACGCGCTCGAGGAGATCGAAGAGGCCGGCTGCGGCGTGGTCGTGCTCTTGCACCGTACCGAGAGCGGGGAAGATCTGCTCGCCCGTGCGTTGCCGGACGCGTCGGACGAGACTAACCGCCCGAAGTGGGACAGCAAGACCTTCGGCCTCGGCGCGCAGATGCTGAAATCGCTCGGCGTCGGCAAGATGAAACTGATGGCGTCGCCGACCCCGCTCGGCGGCCTGGCCGGTTTTGGCCTCGAGGTGACCGGCTTTTGCCAGCCGGAACACGTGCACGTCGAAATCGGTTAA
- the ribH gene encoding 6,7-dimethyl-8-ribityllumazine synthase: MLDAISRIESDFSGAGLKIGIVMARFNEPVCHGLRDACLAELAALGVSAADVTLATVPGALEVPLVLQTMAKSGRFDALVALGAVIRGETYHFELVSNEAGAGVTRVGLDFDIPVANAILTTETDEQAEVRMLEKGRDAARVAVEMARLQAALSA, from the coding sequence ATGCTTGACGCCATTTCCCGCATCGAATCCGACTTCAGCGGCGCCGGCCTGAAGATCGGCATCGTGATGGCCCGATTCAACGAGCCGGTGTGCCACGGACTGCGCGACGCCTGCCTCGCGGAACTGGCCGCGCTCGGCGTGTCCGCCGCTGACGTCACGCTCGCGACCGTGCCGGGCGCACTGGAAGTCCCGCTCGTGCTGCAAACGATGGCAAAAAGCGGTCGCTTCGACGCGCTCGTCGCGCTCGGCGCGGTGATCCGCGGCGAGACCTACCATTTCGAACTGGTGTCGAACGAAGCCGGTGCCGGCGTGACCCGCGTCGGCCTCGACTTCGACATCCCGGTCGCCAACGCCATCCTGACCACCGAGACCGACGAACAGGCCGAGGTGCGCATGCTGGAGAAGGGCCGCGACGCCGCCCGCGTCGCCGTCGAAATGGCGCGCCTGCAAGCCGCGCTGTCCGCCTGA
- the nusB gene encoding transcription antitermination factor NusB codes for MKTARRRAREFAVQGIYEWQLNPDRPASQIEKHLRENDYFAKADEALFRTILYGVLQDAEQLSQQLSQHYERAPSEVSPVERAILLMAALELNKQVETPYPVIINEAIEIAKTFGGTDGHKFVNGVLDKLAVVIRPDEVRQKPRRPQPEPAAAPDAEPDAE; via the coding sequence ATGAAAACGGCACGCCGCCGCGCACGCGAATTCGCCGTGCAGGGCATCTACGAATGGCAGCTGAATCCGGACCGCCCGGCCTCGCAGATCGAGAAGCACTTGCGCGAAAATGACTACTTTGCCAAGGCCGACGAGGCGCTGTTCCGCACCATCCTCTACGGTGTACTGCAGGACGCCGAGCAGCTGTCGCAGCAGCTGTCGCAGCACTACGAGCGCGCGCCGAGCGAAGTCAGCCCGGTCGAGCGCGCCATCCTCTTGATGGCCGCGCTGGAGTTGAACAAGCAGGTCGAAACGCCGTACCCGGTGATCATCAACGAGGCGATCGAGATCGCGAAGACCTTCGGCGGTACCGACGGTCACAAGTTCGTCAACGGCGTGCTCGACAAGCTCGCCGTCGTGATCCGCCCGGACGAAGTCCGTCAGAAGCCGCGCCGTCCGCAGCCCGAGCCGGCTGCCGCGCCGGACGCAGAGCCGGACGCAGAGTAA